In one Mustela lutreola isolate mMusLut2 chromosome 8, mMusLut2.pri, whole genome shotgun sequence genomic region, the following are encoded:
- the LOC131838280 gene encoding heterogeneous nuclear ribonucleoprotein A1-like, with protein sequence MLSARGRRRVSIVKVSPPTAVMSKSESPKEPEQLRKLFIGGLSFETTDESLRSHFEQWGTLTDCVVMRDQNTKRSRGFGFVTYATVEEVDAAMNARPHKVDGRVVEPKRAVSREDSQRPGAHLSVKKIFVGEKEDTEEHHLRDYFEQYGKIEVIEIMTDRGSGKKRGFAFVTFDDHDSVDKIVIQKYHIVNGHNWEVRKALSKQEMASASSSQRGRSGSGNFGGGCGGGFGGNDNFGRGGNFSGRGGFGGSRGGGGYGGSGDGYNGFGNDGSNFGGGGSSNDFGNYNNQSSNFGPMKGGNFGARSSGPYGGGGQYFAKPRNQGGYGGSSSSSSSYGSGRRF encoded by the coding sequence ATGCTTTCTGCCCGTGGACGCCGCCGAGTAAGCATCGTTAAAGTCTCCCCTCCCACCGCTGTCATGTCTAAGTCAGAGTCTCCCAAAGAGCCTGAACAGCTGCGGAAGCTCTTCATCGGAGGTCTGAGCTTTGAAACAACTGATGAGAGTCTGAGGAGCCATTTTGAGCAATGGGGAACACTTACAGACTGTGTGGTAATGAGAGATCAGAACACCAAGCgctccagaggctttgggtttgtcacatatgccactgtggaggaggtggatgcagccatgaatgcaaggccacacaaggtggatggaagagttgtggaaccaaagagggctgtctcaagagaagattctcaaagacctggtgcccacttaagtgtgaaaaagatttttgttggtgaaaaagaagacactgaagaacatcatctaagagattatttcgaacagtatgggaaaatcgaagtgattgagatcatgactgaccgaggcagtggcaaaaagaggggttttgcttttgtaacatttgatgACCATGATTCTGTAGACAAGATTGTCATCCAAAAATACCATATTGTGAATGGCCACAACTGGGAAGTAAGGAAAGCgctctctaagcaagagatggctagtgcatcatccagccaaagaggtcgaagtggttctggaaactttggtggtggttgtggaggtggttttggtgggaatgacaactttggtcgcggaggaaacttcagtggtcgaggtggctttggtggcagtcgaggtggtggtggatatggtggcagtggggatggctataacggatttggtaatgatggaagcaactttggaggtggcggaagctctaatgattttggcaattacaacaATCAATCCTCAAATTTTGGACCCATGAAAGGAGGCAATTTTGGAGCTAGAAGCTCTGGCCCTTATGGTGGTGGAGGCCAATACTTCGCCAAACCACGAAACCAAGGTGGCTAtggtggttccagcagcagcagcagcagctatggcagtggcagaaggttttaa